A region of Mus musculus strain 129S1/SvImJ chromosome 3 genomic scaffold, GRCm38.p6 alternate locus group 129S1/SvImJ 129S1/SVIMJ_MMCHR3_CTG4 DNA encodes the following proteins:
- the Tdpoz2 gene encoding TD and POZ domain-containing protein 2 (The RefSeq protein has 4 substitutions, 1 frameshift compared to this genomic sequence) codes for MSGDMEAKIWGSTQISVKEFCYEWTISNFSFCMGGIRRKIKSPVFSLEANEEVAWCLRVHPNGFDEESKDYLSVYLVLVNCPKRQVRAKFEFWIKNSQGEKYQYTQSLNVPSFQRKQNWGFSKFILRDSLLSHRNWLLPKDKLTLCCKVSIVGAILNMPGQNMIPAIKDPRHMLTDDLGKLWENSLFTDCSLLVAGHEFRAHKVILAARSPVFRAMFEPQMEERLANCFEIQELDFQVFKEMMDFIYTGKAPTLHSHSMACDVLAAADKYGLEGLKVICEDSLCRNVSVENAAHTLIVADLHSTEQLKTRALHFIAVHASEVSKSSGWKSMVESHPHLVDERFRSLASAQCFLGVIIQTP; via the exons ATGTCAGGGGACATGGAAGCCAAGATCTGGGGCTCCACACAGATCAGTGTTAAGGAATTCTGCTATGAGTGGACCATTAGCAACTTTTCATTTTGCATGGGGGGAATTAGGAGAAAGATTAAAAGCCCAGTGTTCTCCTTAGAGGCCAATGAGGAAGTGGCCTGGTGTTTGAGAGTACACCCAAACGGGTTTgatgaagaaagcaaagattacctgtcAGTTTACCTGGTGTTGGTCAACTGCCCAAAGAGACAAGTTAGGGCAAAGTTTGAATTCTGGATCAAAAATTCCCAAGGAGAGAAATACCAATATACGCAGAGCTTGAATGTCCATAGCTTTCAGAGAAAGCAAAACTGGGGATTCAGTAAGTTCATCCTTCGAGATTCCCTCCTCTCCCATAGGAATTGGCTTCTACCTAAAGACAAGCTCACCCTCTGCTGCAAGGTGAGCATAGTAGGAGCCATCTTAAACATGCCTGGACAGAACATGATACCTGCAATCAAGGATCCAAGACACATGTTGACAGATGACCTAGGCAAGCTGTGGGAGAATTCCCTCTTCACAGACTGCTCCCTGTTGGTAGCTGGCCATGAATTCAGGGCTCACAAAGTTATCCTAGCAGCTCGCTCTCCAGTTTTCAGAGCCATGTTTGAACATCAAATGGAAGAGAGACTAGCAAACTGCTTTGAGATCCAGGAGCTGGATTTTCAAGTCTTTAAAGAGATGATGGACTTCATCTACACTGGGAAGGCTCCAACCCTCCATAGCCACTCCATGGCCTGTGATGTGCTGGCAGCTGCTGACAAGTATGGCCTTGAGGGCTTGAAGGTCATATGTGAGGATTCCCTCTGCAGGAACCTCTCTGTGGAGAATGCTGCACACACTCTCATCGTGGCTGACCTCCATAGCACAGAGCAGCTGAAGACTCGGGCTCTACATTTCATTGCAGTTCATGCTTCTGAGGTCTCTAAAAGCTCTGGGTGGAAGTCAATGGTGGAGTCCCATCCCCACTTGGTGGATGAAAGATTCCACTCCCTGGCTTCTGCACAG TGTTTTCTTGGAGTCATCATTCAAACACCTTAA